One stretch of Corynebacterium callunae DSM 20147 DNA includes these proteins:
- a CDS encoding PTS ascorbate transporter subunit IIC → MDWLTIPLFLVNEILAVPAFLIGIITAVGLGAMGRSTGQVIGGAIKATLGFLLIGAGATLVTTSLEPMGAMIMGATGMKGVVPTNEAIAGIAQAQYGAQVAWLMILGFAISLVLARFTNLRYVFLTGHHVLFMATMLTIILATAGFDSWVVVGVGALLLGILMVSLPAFAHPWTRRVTGDDSIAIGHFGTAGYVAAGAVGRLVGGKGEKSSPSTEELKVPEGLRFLRDSMVSTALSMAIMYIILAILFMVRSGTEEAFTAFPNGATNVGNYIMQAFTQGLQFGVAVAVILFGVRTILGELVPAFQGIAAKVVPGAIPALDAPIVFPYAQNAVLIGFISSFVGGLFGLAVLASWLNPAFGVALILPGLVPHFFTGGAAGVYGNATGGRRGAVFGAFANGLLITFLPAFLLGVLGSFGSENTTFGDADFGWFGIAVGSAAKVEGIGGVILLLIIAAIVLGGAMFFQKRAVEGNWDPAPNRERALKAEAAPAVSAGNYPKIAPPAGAPTPPARA, encoded by the coding sequence ATGGATTGGTTAACCATTCCGCTATTTCTGGTAAATGAAATCCTCGCAGTCCCCGCTTTTCTTATCGGCATCATCACTGCCGTGGGACTGGGTGCGATGGGACGTTCCACCGGTCAAGTCATTGGCGGAGCGATCAAAGCAACTCTTGGATTCCTGCTCATTGGCGCGGGCGCTACCTTGGTCACTACTTCACTAGAGCCAATGGGCGCGATGATTATGGGCGCCACTGGCATGAAGGGTGTTGTGCCAACTAACGAAGCAATCGCCGGAATCGCGCAAGCACAATACGGAGCTCAAGTTGCGTGGTTGATGATTCTTGGCTTCGCCATATCCCTGGTGCTGGCTCGCTTCACAAACCTGCGTTATGTGTTCCTCACCGGACACCATGTGCTTTTCATGGCAACTATGCTCACCATCATTTTGGCTACGGCAGGCTTTGATTCATGGGTTGTGGTCGGCGTTGGCGCTCTCCTGCTCGGCATCCTCATGGTGTCTTTGCCGGCTTTTGCGCACCCATGGACTCGCCGCGTCACCGGTGATGATTCCATTGCAATTGGACACTTTGGTACTGCCGGTTATGTTGCAGCTGGTGCAGTTGGCCGACTTGTTGGAGGAAAGGGAGAGAAATCTAGCCCTTCCACTGAGGAATTGAAAGTTCCGGAAGGCTTACGCTTCCTGCGCGATTCCATGGTATCCACCGCATTGTCCATGGCGATCATGTACATCATTCTCGCGATCTTGTTCATGGTTCGCTCCGGCACCGAAGAAGCCTTTACTGCTTTCCCGAATGGTGCCACAAATGTTGGCAACTACATCATGCAAGCCTTCACCCAAGGTTTGCAGTTCGGTGTTGCCGTAGCGGTTATTCTCTTTGGTGTTCGCACGATCTTGGGTGAACTGGTGCCCGCTTTCCAAGGCATTGCAGCCAAGGTTGTGCCTGGTGCAATTCCAGCTTTGGATGCTCCTATCGTTTTCCCATATGCGCAGAATGCTGTTCTAATCGGTTTTATCTCCTCCTTTGTGGGTGGTTTGTTCGGCCTGGCAGTTTTGGCTTCTTGGCTAAACCCAGCTTTTGGTGTGGCCTTAATTCTCCCCGGTCTGGTGCCTCACTTCTTCACCGGTGGTGCAGCTGGTGTGTATGGCAATGCCACCGGTGGTCGACGCGGAGCAGTCTTCGGTGCATTCGCTAATGGACTCCTAATTACTTTCCTGCCAGCTTTCTTGCTGGGAGTGCTCGGTTCCTTCGGCTCTGAAAACACCACCTTTGGTGACGCTGACTTTGGCTGGTTCGGCATTGCTGTTGGTTCAGCTGCAAAGGTGGAGGGTATCGGAGGCGTGATTCTGCTTCTGATTATCGCTGCCATCGTCCTCGGCGGAGCTATGTTCTTCCAGAAGCGTGCGGTTGAGGGCAATTGGGATCCGGCCCCCAACCGTGAGCGTGCTCTAAAGGCAGAAGCAGCGCCAGCCGTCAGTGCTGGCAATTACCCCAAGATTGCTCCACCCGCAGGAGCCCCTACTCCCCCAGCTCGAGCCTAA
- a CDS encoding PTS sugar transporter subunit IIA: MSVFKELLTAERIDLDREATDWRDGIRAAGALLEKTHSIESSYTEAMIASVEENGPYIVVAPGFAFAHARPSAAVHETAMSWVRLASPVNFGHEKNDPVDLIVALAAKDATAHNQAMAALAKALGKYRKDLNEAQSPEEIQAILEKAAAPATKKAATSPSAAVKTPTQTKTYDKILTVCGNGLGTSLFLKNTLEQVFDVWGWGPYMTVEATDTISAKGKAKEADLIMTSGEIARTLGDVGIPVHVINDFTSTDEIDAALRELYDI, translated from the coding sequence ATGTCTGTATTCAAAGAGCTGCTGACAGCAGAACGCATAGACCTTGATCGAGAGGCCACCGATTGGCGCGACGGTATTCGCGCCGCAGGTGCTCTTCTAGAGAAGACGCACAGCATCGAATCCAGTTATACCGAGGCCATGATCGCCAGCGTGGAAGAAAATGGGCCATATATCGTGGTGGCTCCAGGATTTGCATTCGCACATGCACGGCCCAGCGCAGCTGTACATGAGACAGCAATGTCCTGGGTGCGCTTGGCTAGTCCGGTGAATTTCGGCCACGAGAAAAACGATCCGGTTGATTTGATCGTGGCACTGGCAGCCAAGGACGCTACTGCACACAACCAAGCAATGGCTGCTCTTGCAAAGGCCTTAGGAAAATATCGCAAGGATCTGAATGAAGCTCAGAGCCCTGAAGAAATCCAGGCCATCTTGGAAAAGGCAGCAGCGCCTGCCACAAAGAAAGCGGCAACTTCTCCCTCAGCTGCGGTAAAAACCCCAACGCAGACCAAAACATACGACAAGATTCTCACCGTATGCGGAAATGGATTGGGCACTTCCCTCTTCCTGAAGAACACCCTCGAGCAAGTTTTTGATGTTTGGGGTTGGGGCCCGTATATGACAGTCGAAGCCACCGACACCATTTCAGCCAAGGGCAAAGCCAAAGAAGCTGACTTGATCATGACTTCTGGAGAAATCGCTCGCACTTTGGGAGATGTCGGAATCCCTGTTCATGTGATCAATGACTTCACTAGCACTGATGAAATTGATGCAGCACTCCGTGAACTTTATGACATTTAA